Below is a genomic region from bacterium.
TCTTCCCCGTCCCGTTGACCCCCACCAGGAGGAGGACCTCGGGCGGCGGGCCGTCGTAGGGCGGCGGGACCGGGGGCAGGCTTTCGGCCACGAGCCGGGCCAGGAGCTCCCGGGGGTCGGTCCCATCCCCGGTGTAAAGCTCCCGGAGGCGCTCCACCAGCCCGGCGGCGACCGCCGGACCCGCGTCGGCCAGAATCAGCGCCTCTTCGAGCTCGTCCGCGGCCTCATCCCCGAGGCGGTTCCCGACGAGCTTCCGCAGGGCCCGGTCCAGCCGGTCGCGCGTCTTCGCCAGTGCCTGAAAAAATCCCATCGGGCGTTCGCCTACAGACCCGCCTCGGCGAGCTGCTCGACCAGCTCCTCGCGGCGGTTGGAGGCCTCCAGGGCCGCCTCGCGGTCCACCAGCCCGGACTCGAGCAGCGTCGTCAGGGAACTGTTGAGGGTGTACATCCCGTGGGCGTGCCCCGACTGGATGACCGAGTAGAGCTGGTGCTCCTTCCCGTCTCGGATGAGCGCGCGCACCGCCGGGGTGGCGATCAACACCTCGGTGGCCAGCACCCGCCCCGGGCCTTCCTTCTGCGGCAGGAGCGCCTGGCTGACGACCGCCTCCAGGCAGAAGGAGAGCTGGATACGTACCTGGCGCGTCTCGGTGGTCGGGAAGGCGTCTATTATACGGGTGACGGTCTGGGTGGCCGAGTTGGTGTGCAGGGTGGCCAGGGCCACGTGGCCGGTCTCGGCGACGGTGAGCGCGGCGTTCATCGTGGGCAGGTCGCGCATCTCACCGATCATTATCACGTCGGGGTCCTGCCGCAGGCACGAGCGCACCGCGGAGACGGTGTCGGCGTAGTCGGATCCCAGCTCCCGCTGCGTCACCAGGGACTTGCCCCGCTCGTGGCGGAACTCGATGGGGTCCTCGATGGTGATGATGTGGCGGGCGCTCTCCCGGTTTATCTTGGCGATGACGGCCGCCAGGGTGGTGGACTTGCCCGAGCCGGTGGGGCCGGTGACCAGGATCAGGCCCTTGGGCAGGGCGGTGAGCCCGGCGACGGACTTGGGCAGCCCCAGTTCCTCCAGGGAGGGGATGACGTCTGGAATGGCGCGGATGGCGCAGGCGGGCCCCTCGGAGGTGCGGTAGACGTTCACCCGGAACCGGCCTTGTCCCTCCAGCTCGTAGCCCAGGTCCACCTGGCCGGCGTCGTCGTAGTGGGCGCGGGCGCCGGGGCGGGACGATAGAAAATGCCCGGTGAAGGAGTTGGCCGTCTCCCGGGTGAAGGGTTCGAGGTTGGTGGGAATCAGCCGTCCGTCAACGCGCATGTGCGGGGGATAACCGACGACCACGTGGAGGTCGCTGGCCCCCTGGGTGCGCATCACGGAGAGGAGCTTTTCCGCCAGTTGCACGCCCTGCTCCCGGATTGAGTCCAGCCGGCCCGCGTCCGTCCGCCGGGGAGGCGGCTTATGATACAAGCCGCGCGCCCGCGGGTCAAGGGCCCGCGAGGTACTCCCCCAGGGCGTCGGCCTGGAAGGAGAGAAAGCGCCTCGCCGGGGGCAGGCCGGCGAGCATGACGGCGCCGTAGGCCTTGGTGAGGATGCGGGAGTCCAGAACGGCCACCACCCCGCGGTCGGTCTTTTTGCGGACCAGGCGGCCGAATCCCTGGCGCAGCCGGAGCGCCGCCTCGGGCACGGAGTAGGAGTCAAAGGGCCGCCCGCCGCGTTTCTCGATCGCCTCCGACCGCGCCGTCACCACCGGGTCGGTGGGCACGGCGAAGGGAAGCCGGGCGATGACGAGGAGCCGCAGCTCGTTACCGGGCAGGTCCACCCCCTCCCAGAAGGTGGCGGTGGCGAAGAGTACGCCGCGCCGCGCCTCCTTGAAGTCGCGCAGGAGACGGGTCCGGTCGGAATCGCCCTGGGCCAGCACCTCGCAGCCCATGCCCCGAAGGTCCTCCTCCAGTCCGGACTTGAACGCGCGCAGCGCCTCGTGGCTGGTGAAAAGGACCAGCGTCCCCCCGACCCGGTTCAGCTCGACCAGCCGCCGGATCTCGGCGACTGCCTCGGTGAAATGGCCCCGGTCGCGGGGGTCCGGCAGACGGGGCAGGTAGAGCGCCGCCTGGGTCGCGAAGTCGAAGGCCGGGGGGAGGAGGAGCTCCTCGCCGGGCGGGAAGCCCAGCCGGGTGGATAGGTAGGAAAAATCGCCGCCCACGGTGAGGGTGGCGCTGGTGGCCACGACGGCCTCGGGAAGGGACCAGAGCCCCGATTCCAGCTTCGGTCCGACCTCGACGGGCGCCGCGTGGAGCCGCAGACGTGCGGCGTCGTGGAGGCCGTCCGCCCAGTACACGAAGCCCTCCCACCGCCGCTCCTCGAGACCGGTGAGGTCGCTCCGGTAGCCGTCCAGGAGCCGCGCCGCCCCGCCCAGCTCCAGGGCGTCGTCCTCGGCGGCCCCGTCGGCCAGTTGCGTCAGCCAGCCCGCCGTCCGGCCCAGCTCGGCGTCCAACTCCGCGCCGACGGAAAGAAGGTCGCGGAGGATGCGCTCCTCCCGCTCGCGCCCCGGACCGAGCCCGGCGTGGAGGGAGGCGAAGTGCCCCACGGCGGCGTCGAGGATTTTTGAAAAATGCTCCGCCAGCTCGTCACCGTCCACCGCCCGGTCCATCACCGCTCCGGCGAGGCCCCCCGTGCGCCGGACGGGGGAGTAGAGCTCGCCCACTAGCCCGCGCAGGCGGCCCTGGGAGGCCCGGTAGCCGAGCTGGTCCGTGGCCGCGTCCTCGAGGCGGTGGGCCTCGTCCACCACCAGGTAGGCGTAATCGGGCAGGACCGCCTCCCCGGAGGACCGTAGGATGACGTCGGCCAGGAGGAGGGCGTGGTTGGTGATGACCAGATCGGCGGACTGGGCCCGGCGCCGGGCGCGCTGGAAGAAGCACTCGTTGACGAAGGGGCAGCGGCTCCCCGCGCAGGCGTCGGGGGACGACGCGACCAGCCTCCACTCCGCCTCGGGGAAGGCGAAGTCGAGCTCGGAGCGCTCCCCCCGCTTGAGATTTTTCGCACGCGCGAAGAGCGTCCGCTGCCTCCCGGCGGCGTCGGCGTCGGCGAAGAGC
It encodes:
- a CDS encoding PilT/PilU family type 4a pilus ATPase is translated as MQLAEKLLSVMRTQGASDLHVVVGYPPHMRVDGRLIPTNLEPFTRETANSFTGHFLSSRPGARAHYDDAGQVDLGYELEGQGRFRVNVYRTSEGPACAIRAIPDVIPSLEELGLPKSVAGLTALPKGLILVTGPTGSGKSTTLAAVIAKINRESARHIITIEDPIEFRHERGKSLVTQRELGSDYADTVSAVRSCLRQDPDVIMIGEMRDLPTMNAALTVAETGHVALATLHTNSATQTVTRIIDAFPTTETRQVRIQLSFCLEAVVSQALLPQKEGPGRVLATEVLIATPAVRALIRDGKEHQLYSVIQSGHAHGMYTLNSSLTTLLESGLVDREAALEASNRREELVEQLAEAGL
- a CDS encoding DEAD/DEAH box helicase, giving the protein MTENSITSLFSSAGTLAGLLHPYEERSGQIRMAAAVADVLETGGSLMVEAGTGIGKSLAYLIPLLSRVTDERRGVVSTHTIALQQQLLAADIPVALDTLGTEVKVALLLGRGNYLCLRKLHRQQLLGLFADADAAGRQRTLFARAKNLKRGERSELDFAFPEAEWRLVASSPDACAGSRCPFVNECFFQRARRRAQSADLVITNHALLLADVILRSSGEAVLPDYAYLVVDEAHRLEDAATDQLGYRASQGRLRGLVGELYSPVRRTGGLAGAVMDRAVDGDELAEHFSKILDAAVGHFASLHAGLGPGREREERILRDLLSVGAELDAELGRTAGWLTQLADGAAEDDALELGGAARLLDGYRSDLTGLEERRWEGFVYWADGLHDAARLRLHAAPVEVGPKLESGLWSLPEAVVATSATLTVGGDFSYLSTRLGFPPGEELLLPPAFDFATQAALYLPRLPDPRDRGHFTEAVAEIRRLVELNRVGGTLVLFTSHEALRAFKSGLEEDLRGMGCEVLAQGDSDRTRLLRDFKEARRGVLFATATFWEGVDLPGNELRLLVIARLPFAVPTDPVVTARSEAIEKRGGRPFDSYSVPEAALRLRQGFGRLVRKKTDRGVVAVLDSRILTKAYGAVMLAGLPPARRFLSFQADALGEYLAGP